A single Cannabis sativa cultivar Pink pepper isolate KNU-18-1 chromosome 7, ASM2916894v1, whole genome shotgun sequence DNA region contains:
- the LOC115696494 gene encoding uncharacterized protein LOC115696494, with protein sequence MAGDLKRIATNEAWVILGDFNEIVSKEERIGKKVKYSEATDFIECVNCCQLEDIKFRGSYFTWSNKRQGNERIWSKIDRVLANKKWMDLYPNAEAVFMVEGLFDHTPVIVSIYPEIRRGKSPFKYFRMWSSHPQFSEIVTRIWKSSVAGAKMFQLVYKLRMLKAELKELNRKEFSNIQEATTQAKEDLVVIQTKIQADPLQHGLLEQEMATRNKYSLLLKGLSSFLQQKSKVNWIKEGDENSAIFHASIRD encoded by the exons atggctggag ATTTGAAACGAATTGCAACAAATGAGGCATGGGTAATACTAGGTGATTTCAATGAGATTGTAAGCAAGGAAGAAAGGATAGGGAAAAAGGTGAAATATAGTGAAGCTACTGATTTTATTGAGTGTGTTAATTGCTGTCAGTTGGAGGACATTAAGTTCAGAGGCAGTTACTTTACATGGAGCAACAAAAGACAAGGAAATGAACGAATATGGTCTAAGATAGATCGAGTGCTTGCTAATAAGAAGTGGATGGATCTTTATCCGAATGCTGAAGCTGTCTTTATGGTGGAAGGTTTGTTTGACCATACACCAGTAATTGTCTCAATTTATCCAGAAATTCGCAGAGGCAAATCGCCTTTTAAATACTTCAGAATGTGGTCCTCTCATCCACAGTTTTCAGAGATTGTTACCAGAATTTGGAAGTCTTCTGTTGCTGGCGCTAAAATGTTCCAGCTTGTTTACAAGCTGAGAATGTTAAAGGCTGAATTGAAAGAGCTGAATAGAAAAGAGTTCTCCAACATTCAAGAGGCAACTACTCAAGCTAAAGAGGATTTAGTAGTGATTCAAACGAAAATTCAGGCAGATCCACTTCAACACGGGCTGCTTGAACAAGAAATGGCAACAAGGAATAAATATAGTCTTCTACTTAAGGGGCTCTCTTCCTTCTTACAGCAAAAGTCCAAAGTAAATTGGATTAAGGAAGGTGACGAGAATTCAGCCATTTTTCACGCAAGCATTCGAGATTGA